Proteins from one Podospora pseudoanserina strain CBS 124.78 chromosome 1, whole genome shotgun sequence genomic window:
- a CDS encoding hypothetical protein (EggNog:ENOG503P6RV; COG:S) gives MTMTIDTHNQHRFGSLNFDHMSSYSSHPHFTNPWVSTSASAGPGPQGGSQSLYVSSQDSTSLPHLNLNGLSKHQHSNRPSGSTSMAPYAPLPVSASSAGDVYSRQHDMMPMSQDLLSINRLQHPTTSAAPYDTSAYTTSASPVTASYATSPTAYDQLGYAPAPIRGTYAALAPEDSSRRYSQQSVASSLMSLHSSGGPEGQYQHTSESDYDFRGLQPDDRRSFQDALEASHGMMSLSQDTPRNIYDVRARQRGSTESYGFPSTHSATSSVSSTGFSPYYGGSVDGSVSDYSTTGSDIESLSGRTLPRPQGLMSSQPPAPQSMMGSFSSKVSSSTQKKHKCKVCDKRFTRPSSLQTHMYSHTGEKPFQCEVEGCGRNFSVVSNLRRHRKVHKNQGEPQTPSETGSEDHQSDE, from the exons ATGACTATGACCATAGACACACACAACCAACACCGCTTCGGATCCTTAAACTTCGACCACATGTCTTCCTACTCGAGCCACCCGCACTTCACCAACCCTTGGGTTTCGACGTCGGCCTCTGCTGGCCCCGGACCTCAGGGTGGGAGTCAGAGCCTCTACGTGAGCAGCCAGGACAGCACCAGCCTAcctcacctcaacctcaacggcctctcaaaacaccaacatTCCAACAGGCCCAGCGGCAGCACGTCGATGGCGCCATatgccccccttcccgtctCAGCGTCATCAGCCGGAGATGTCTACAGCAGACAACACGATATGATGCCCATGTCCCAAGATCTCCTCAGCATCAACCGGTTACAACACCCAACCACATCGGCTGCCCCTTACGACACCTCGGCCTACACAACATCGGCGTCTCCTGTCACGGCATCCTACgccacatcaccaacagcttATGATCAGCTTGGCTACGCGCCAGCGCCTATCAGGGGGACATATGCTGCGCTCGCGCCTGAAGACAGCTCCAGGAGGTACTCTCAGCAGTCAGTCGCTTCCAGCCTCATGAGCCTCCACTCGTCTGGCGGCCCAGAAGGCCAGTATCAGCATACTTCAGAATCTGACTATGATTTCAGGGGACTTCAACCGGACGACCGGAGAAGCTTTCAAGATGCCCTCGAGGCAAGCCATGGCATGATGTCTCTCAGCCAGGACACACCCCGCAACATCTACGATGTTCGTGCTCGGCAACGAGGGTCGACCGAGTCTTATGGgttcccatccacccactcAGCCACCTCGAGCGTGTCCTCGACCGGCTTCAGCCCTTACTATGGTGGTTCTGTGGACGGGTCGGTAAGCGACTACTCGACGACGGGTTCCGACATCGAGTCGCTGTCCGGGCGCACACTCCCAAGGCCCCAGGGTCTCATGTCGAGCCAGCCACCAGCGCCGCAGTCGATGATGGGATCATTCAGCTCCAAGGTCTCCTCCAGCACACAAAAGAAGCACAAGTGCAAGGTCTGTGACAAGCGATTCACGAGACCAAGTTCATTGCAAACGCACATGTACAGCCACACAGGAGAGAAGC CATTCCAATGTGAGGTTGAAGGATGCGGTCGCAACTTCTCCGTCGTCTCCAATCTTCGTCGGCATAGAAAGGTTCACAAGAACCAAGGAGAGCCCCAGACACCATCAGAAACTGGTTCCGAGGATCACCAATCAGACGAATAA
- a CDS encoding hypothetical protein (BUSCO:EOG092605VU; COG:S; EggNog:ENOG503NU2I) — MRLPSRRHHAAPRRMTTTSAFLLLALSSLSSAITFTPAPAANLDFSKLGRVALAGDFSGISLYEFEGQNERPYSTNGSEQLLARMPNGAFALVANTDATIRTMCAFEVGGRTVVMVGGNFTSIGAVDSEVQQSPGMALFDPATAEITPLPGLSGQVNAVLCDQQANIVYVGGSFVGANSTNAIAWQGESQTWTNLPFAGFNGPVASISKASNGNIIFGGSFTGLGNASAPSTPDGQVINLSTASISSGSSTSTQGFNDPRNIICKTGGADGAGSTWLLQDGTPGFWSAKFGFGFQPTKLRLYNTRQDGRGTQTWRFTALPINGIMNFTYIDPATQTNKSCTSECPLSNNPDLKFQDFHFVNVIGMNEFRIDISRFYGSGGGLNGIELFADDIYSYAINDFNEPACAGGEFPSEATITGPWTATPSQQSTSEYLTARLTGPITNTSASVVFTPDIRESGHYSLNLYTPGCLQDNTCSTRGRVKLTGQMTADSTKSEPIDLDLYQTNNYDKYDQIYFGAVDASSGSFRPRVTMTPLAGQSLDEMTFVAQRIGFTLINSTGGLNGLYEYTPGRAVNASDFMSSAFNRLGASFRTGSVVNALATSGDTTYIAGNFSAGNVRNIVALQGNDANPRQLGGTLNGEVESLFLNGTNLFVGGSFNGTVSGSSTGLSNVAVYDTSSRTWRPLGAGVNGIVQHVVGMTMNITSSTPELVVAVNGDFDQLRAFGNSPAVEVEGFGIWVPSQGNWLQNLDLPVELIEGILSASILNVDSETSLYAGSLVSRALGASGAAILGEDLSRFPVKIRPTPTASSTSALLKRDDALADKGLSGIVTGVFDSSNSRNLTILGGHFTATDSDGSEIHNLAIIDGADGDKVSGFGQEIAQNSTFVALAVHGDTLFAGGKVRGNVNGVNVSGLVTYNLASKSFNTQPQALSGDNGTVSAIAVRGTTGDVYVGGSFRSAGSLGCNGVCFYSTASSQWIQPGQNMAGAVHSLMWISDNILLAGGNLTVNNTVSTFLATYNTETQTWDNYPGASNLPGPVSALTKGNNEGTHIWATGINTNGAVYLAKSDGTTWRFADESLEAGTDIRGLQIFSLTSSHDNTDLIDSSEALMLTGSIVLPGFGTASAVLFDGQDFRPYALTSNRGNTAGTISRIFTEHSNFFDKGGSPLPLVFVVLIGLGISLALMLLIVVAGLLLDRLRKKREGYVPAPTSMYDRGSGIQRIPPHELLENLSKGRSGAPQV; from the coding sequence ATGCGGTTACCATCACGGCGGCACCATGCCGCGCCACGACGAATGACCACGACTTCGGCCTTTTTACTTCTCGCCTTGTCGTCATTGTCGAGCGCCATCACATTCACCCCAGCTCCTGCGGCAAACCTCGACTTCTCCAAACTCGGCCGAGTAGCTCTGGCCGGTGACTTCTCGGGGATTTCGCTCTACGAATTCGAGGGGCAGAATGAGAGGCCATACAGCACCAATGGCAGCGAACAGCTCCTCGCGAGGATGCCCAATGGCGCCTTCGCCCTAGTCGCCAACACCGACGCGACGATCCGAACAATGTGCGCCTTCGAGGTCGGCGGACGTACTGTTGTGATGGTTGGCGGGAATTTCACGAGCATTGGAGCGGTTGACTCCGAGGTTCAGCAGTCGCCTGGCATGGCACTTTTCGACCCAGCGACAGCCGAGATTACGCCCTTACCGGGGCTCTCTGGCCAGGTCAATGCAGTGCTGTGCGATCAGCAAGCAAATATTGTGTATGTCGGTGGAAGCTTTGTGGGTGCGAACTCAACCAATGCGATTGCTTGGCAAGGAGAATCACAAACATGGACGAATCTCCCATTTGCGGGGTTTAATGGACCGGTAGCGTCGATAAGCAAGGCGTCCAACGGGAACATCATCTTCGGCGGCAGTTTCACGGGTCTGGGAAATGCGAGTGCTCCAAGCACGCCAGATGGCCAAGTCATCAACCTGTCGACAGCAAGCATTAGCAGCGGTTCTTCGACTTCTACCCAGGGTTTCAATGATCCGAGGAATATCATTTGCAAGACTGGCGGAGCTGACGGCGCAGGAAGCACCTGGTTGCTCCAGGACGGCACCCCGGGCTTCTGGTCCGCCAAGTTCGGATTCGGATTCCAGCCCACCAAATTACGCCTTTACAACACTCGCCAGGATGGCAGGGGAACACAGACATGGCGGTTCACGGCTCTGCCCATCAACGGGATTATGAACTTCACCTATATCGACCCAGCCACCCAGACAAATAAGAGCTGCACGAGCGAATGCCcactcagcaacaacccGGATCTCAAATTTCAAGATTTCCACTTTGTCAACGTCATTGGCATGAACGAGTTCCGCATCGACATTTCGAGGTTCTACGGCAGCGGTGGGGGTTTGAACGGGATTGAACTGTTCGCGGACGATATCTACTCGTATGCCATCAACGATTTCAACGAGCCAGCATGCGCAGGCGGCGAATTCCCATCGGAAGCGACTATCACTGGACCTTGGACAGCTACGCCTTCTCAACAAAGCACCTCTGAATATCTTACTGCCCGCCTTACTGGACCTATTACTAATACTTCGGCGTCTGTGGTGTTCACTCCGGATATTCGGGAATCCGGCCACTACTCGCTCAACCTTTACACCCCTGGTTGTTTGCAGGACAACACGTGCTCTACCCGTGGCCGTGTCAAGCTTACCGGACAGATGACAGCTGATAGCACCAAGAGTGAGCCAATCGACCTAGATCTCTACCAGACCAACAACTATGACAAGTACGACCAGATTTACTTCGGCGCCGTCGATGCTAGCTCAGGTAGCTTCCGCCCCCGTGTCACCATGACCCCTCTTGCCGGACAGTCCTTGGACGAGATGACGTTTGTCGCACAGCGCATTGGCTTCACCTTGATTAATAGCACAGGTGGTCTGAATGGGCTGTACGAGTACACGCCTGGCAGAGCAGTCAATGCGAGCGATTTCATGAGCTCTGCTTTCAACCGCTTGGGAGCTAGTTTCAGGACCGGCTCCGTCGTTAACGCTCTTGCGACGTCAGGTGACACCACCTATATTGCTGGCAACTTTAGCGCCGGCAATGTTCGAAACATCGTTGCACTGCAGGGCAACGACGCCAACCCCAGACAGCTCGGTGGCACTCTGAATGGCGAGGTCGAGTCGTTGTTTCTTAACGGGACCAACCTCTTTGTGGGTGGCAGTTTTAACGGCACTGTCAGCGGCTCCTCAACTGGGCTAAGCAATGTTGCGGTTTACGATACCTCGAGCCGCACCTGGCGTCCCCTGGGCGCTGGCGTCAACGGAATTGTCCAGCACGTGGTTGGTATGACCATGAACATCACCAGCTCGACACCTGAACTTGTGGTTGCCGTCAATGGAGATTTCGATCAGCTGCGGGCTTTTGGCAACAGTCCGgctgttgaggtggaggggtttggcATCTGGGTTCCCTCTCAAGGGAATTGGTTGCAGAACTTGGACCTGCCGGTTGAGTTGATTGAAGGAATATTGTCAGCCTCGATTCTCAATGTTGACAGCGAAACCTCCCTCTATGCCGGCTCGCTTGTCTCCAGGGCTCTTGGCGCCTCGGGAGCCGCGATCCTGGGCGAGGATCTCAGCCGCTTCCCTGTCAAGATCCGTCCTACTCCAACTGCCTCCAGCACCAGTGCTCTGTTGAAGCGAGATGATGCCCTGGCGGATAAGGGTCTGTCGGGCATCGTCACTGGCGTTTTCGACTCTAGCAACAGCAGAAACCTCACCATTCTGGGCGGGCACTTTACTGCTACAGATAGCGACGGTTCCGAAATCCACAATCTCGCCATTATTGATGGCGCTGATGGTGATAAGGTCTCTGGCTTCGGTCAAGAAATCGCCCAGAACTCGACATTTGTCGCCTTGGCTGTGCACGGAGATACTCTATTTGCTGGTGGCAAAGTGAGGGGCAATGTGAACGGTGTCAATGTCAGCGGGCTTGTCACCTACAACCTCGCCAGCAAGTCcttcaacacccaaccccaagcctTGTCTGGCGATAATGGCACAGTTTCTGCTATTGCCGTGCGTGGTACCACTGGCGATGTGTACGTCGGAGGATCCTTCAGATCGGCTGGCTCTTTGGGCTGCAACGGTGTCTGCTTCTATAGCACCGCTTCGTCTCAGTGGATTCAGCCTGGTCAGAACATGGCCGGTGCTGTTCACTCGCTGATGTGGATTTCCGACAACATCTTGCTTGCTGGCGGCAACCTCACAGTCAACAACACCGTCTCGACTTTCCTTGCCACCTACAACACCGAAACCCAAACCTGGGACAACTATCCCGGCGCCAGCAACCTTCCTGGCCCAGTCTCGGCCCTCACCAAGGGCAACAATGAGGGCACTCACATCTGGGCTACTGGCATCAATACCAATGGCGCAGTCTACCTGGCCAAGTCGGATGGCACCACCTGGCGCTTCGCCGACGAGTCTCTCGAGGCTGGCACAGATATCCGTGGTCTCCAAATCTTTTCTCTCACCTCTTCTCACGACAACACTGACCTGATCGATTCCAGCGAGGCTCTGATGCTTACTGGTTCTATCGTCCTTCCCGGCTTCGGCACAGCATCCGCCGTCCTTTTCGACGGTCAAGATTTCAGGCCATATgccctcaccagcaaccgCGGCAACACTGCCGGTACCATTTCCCGCATCTTCACTGAGCACAGCAACTTCTTTGACAAGGGCGGTTCACCACTGCCGCTTGTCTTTGTCGTGCTCATCGGCTTGGGCATCTCCCTGGCGTTGATGCTGTTGATTGTTGTGGCTGGCTTGCTTCTTGATAGGCTACGCAAGAAGCGCGAGGGGTATGTTCCTGCTCCAACATCCATGTATGACCGTGGGAGCGGCATTCAAAGGATACCGCCTCATGAGCTGTTGGAGAACTTGAGCAAGGGCCGGTCAGGGGCTCCTCAGGTTTAG